In a genomic window of Scyliorhinus torazame isolate Kashiwa2021f chromosome 5, sScyTor2.1, whole genome shotgun sequence:
- the LOC140420346 gene encoding uncharacterized protein has protein sequence MEKPWKCEDCGKGFKGPYGLERHQRSHTGARPFTCSVCETGFTAPCQLERHQRNHTGERPFTCSQCEKGFTDIGNLRRHERVHTGERPFTCSQCEKGFTDIGSLRRHERDHTGERPFTCSDCGKEFTRLFHLQRHHRVHTGESPFTCTVCGKEFTQLPNLQRHQRVHTGERPFICTVCDKGFTRLSHLQRHQSAHTGERPFTCTVCDKGFTRLPHLQNHQRVHTGEKPFICNVCDMGFTQLSSLLKHNVTHTKSRPFKCSECRRGFKSSQLLMSHQRVHSEERPFTSPTGKSFTRSSLAEPQCHSQQ, from the coding sequence atggagaaaccatggaaatgtgaggattgtggaaaGGGGTTCAAAGGTCCGTATggactggaaaggcatcaacgcagtcacactggagcgaggccgttcacctgctctgtgtgtgagacggGATTCACAGCCCCGTgccagctggaaaggcatcaacgcaatcacactggagaaaggcctttcacctgctctcagtgtgaaaagggattcactgacataggcaacctgcggagacacgaaagagttcacactggagagaggcctttcacctgctctcagtgtgaaaagggattcactgacattggtagcctgcggagacacgaacgagatcacactggagagaggcctttcacctgctctgactgtgggaaggaattcactcggttattccacctgcagagacaccatcgagttcacactggggagagtccgttcacctgcactgtgtgtgggaaggaattcactcagttacccaacctgcagagacaccagagagttcacaccggggagaggccgttcatctgcactgtgtgtgataagggattcactcggttatcccacctgcagagacaccagagcgctcacactggggagaggccattcacctgcactgtgtgtgataagggattcactcgcttaccccacctgcagaaccaccagcgagttcacaccggggagaagccgttcatctgcaatgtgtgtgatatgggattcactcaattatccagcctgctgaaacacaatgtcactcacaccaagagcaggccctttaaatgctctgaatgcaggaggggtttcaaaagctcacagctactgatgtcccaccagcgcgttcactctgaggagagaccgttcacttcTCCGACTGGAAAAagcttcactcggtcatcacttgctgaaccacaatgtcactcacagcaatga